AGTACGGCAAGACTTATATTTCTGCTTATACTTCTTACACTGTTCCTTCTTCTTGAAATGAGCACTTTCCATGAAAAAATACTGACTGCATTCAGTACAAAATCCCACGGTGTAAAAGCGGTGGAAATTACAGACAGAATAATAAAAGAAGTAACGCACTATATTTCGATTAAATTTCTGATTTCACTCTTTACAGGAATCCTTGTATTCTTCTGTTCATATATTGCCGGCATCGACTTCCCTATTGTATGGGGATTTATTGCTTTTATATTAAATTTCATTCCTACATTCGGCTCAATTCTTTCATGGGCGCTTACAACAGCATTTACAGTCATGCAGTACTTTCCTGAATGGGGAAAAATAATTTTTATTGCAGCCAGTGTCCTGCTTATAAATTTTGTACTTGGCAACATAATCGAACCAAAATGGGAAGGCTCCGATCTCGGAATATCCCCTTTCTTCATTCTCATAAGCCTTTCCATATGGAGTTATGTATGGGGATTTATAGGAATGATTCTCGCTGTACCCCTGCTTGTTATAATCAAAATTGCCTGTGAAAATTTTGAACCTCTAAGACCTGTTGCAGCTCTTTTAGGAGAAATAAAAACAGCAAAGAAAAAAAATGACAGTTCAGAACCGGAAGAAAAAGTATAAAATCAGCCTGCAAATTTTTTTCCTGATATACGTTCATAAAGAAACCGCACATCTTCATTCTGAATATTTTCATACCTGCAGCTCCAGCACTTCCGCAGACCATTGTCTTCGTCTGCAAACACTCCTTCCACTATACTGTTAACCCGTACAGATCTTTTTACAGG
Above is a window of Treponema rectale DNA encoding:
- a CDS encoding AI-2E family transporter, producing MKEYNYQKGIFLILLLLTFIFLLEVLKVTASFSMPVCIAVMISFVFFPLIKKLNEKFKIPWAVSVIAIMLVMFITLFLLGNILVTSFKNIGNTFPKYEERFLKLYKTTAHIFNFKIDEDHSVFINLWNSLNLRSYVQTAAISVSNYIISTARLIFLLILLTLFLLLEMSTFHEKILTAFSTKSHGVKAVEITDRIIKEVTHYISIKFLISLFTGILVFFCSYIAGIDFPIVWGFIAFILNFIPTFGSILSWALTTAFTVMQYFPEWGKIIFIAASVLLINFVLGNIIEPKWEGSDLGISPFFILISLSIWSYVWGFIGMILAVPLLVIIKIACENFEPLRPVAALLGEIKTAKKKNDSSEPEEKV